One genomic segment of Paenibacillus sp. FSL H8-0332 includes these proteins:
- a CDS encoding AIM24 family protein, with product MAFTINNLKDNSNVVIKEQLGGFSIIEYKEDLSTTTRYEAETNFFMSKSNMRNKQLMIELNNNEVMLSAGAMQYMIGNIEMTSGIKGVGGLMRNMLSGAATGTSAVKPLYKGTGTILLETTYNYLWLIDVDNDHIVIDDGMFLACETTLDISVAARKNISSAVLGGEGLFNLSARGKGILALEAPIPSEEAVVVELQNDVLKVDGNFALMWSNSLDFTVEKSGKTRLGSAASGEGLVNVYRGTGMVWLAPLMNYRNSLLQGGPTA from the coding sequence ATGGCTTTTACCATTAATAACCTGAAAGACAATTCCAATGTTGTCATTAAAGAGCAGCTAGGCGGCTTCAGCATCATCGAATACAAAGAGGATCTCAGCACCACCACCCGATATGAAGCGGAGACCAACTTCTTCATGAGCAAAAGTAATATGCGCAACAAGCAGCTGATGATTGAGCTGAATAACAATGAGGTGATGCTGAGCGCCGGGGCCATGCAGTATATGATCGGCAATATCGAGATGACCTCCGGCATCAAAGGCGTAGGGGGACTGATGCGCAATATGCTATCCGGGGCGGCAACCGGAACCAGCGCAGTCAAACCGCTCTACAAGGGAACCGGAACGATCCTGCTGGAGACCACCTACAACTACCTCTGGCTGATTGATGTGGACAACGACCATATCGTGATCGATGACGGCATGTTCCTCGCCTGTGAGACCACGCTGGACATCTCCGTGGCAGCACGCAAGAACATCTCCTCTGCCGTCCTCGGCGGTGAAGGGCTGTTCAATCTGAGCGCGCGCGGCAAAGGGATTCTGGCCCTCGAAGCTCCCATTCCTTCCGAGGAAGCCGTTGTGGTCGAATTGCAGAATGATGTGCTGAAGGTGGACGGTAACTTCGCCCTCATGTGGTCCAACTCCCTGGACTTCACGGTCGAGAAGTCAGGCAAGACCCGTCTGGGCTCCGCCGCCTCAGGCGAAGGCCTGGTCAACGTGTACCGGGGGACCGGCATGGTCTGGCTGGCCCCGCTCATGAATTACAGAAACAGCCTGCTTCAGGGCGGACCTACTGCTTAA
- a CDS encoding GNAT family N-acetyltransferase: protein MSIQAVLFDFDGTLADTLPLSFRAFQAVFKQYDNREVTRDELVAMFGPTEEGIIGGNFTDQASVPQAIEDYYSIYKQGHFEEFQNNEHILGLLQALKAQGMKLGVITGKSRRAYQISAGALDLERFFDLSITGDDVAKPKPDPEGIHSALRTLGIEPSQAIFVGDSNADILAGKAAGMQTYAVRWLPTFQSQAYDLAPDGILENVAEFQRLLQLNNIIPMTYHSKQQAADIKALEQQCSQADSIQLSSDLEHLVKEDGDHALLCYREDQLIGLLSWFAAGGNEAQINAMVHPGYRREGVFRSLVARAGQDIAPLGIHKLSYKIPGGSETGHRTASALGARFSRSEYAMSYDSLTTLKPVPEDLHLLPATLADWEFIISCSSQAFGESEKETREYFTETDEPERVTYIAWTGSERIGLIRVNYINEDTAFIHNFCILPSCQGKGVGEKVLRQTLGLLLQKPYPVIRLSVVTENVRALNLYIRAGFKINSEYRYYSGSLNLEP, encoded by the coding sequence ATGTCTATCCAAGCTGTACTGTTTGATTTCGATGGAACCCTTGCAGATACCCTGCCGTTATCATTCCGTGCCTTCCAGGCGGTATTTAAGCAGTACGATAATAGAGAGGTTACCCGCGATGAACTTGTCGCGATGTTTGGCCCAACCGAAGAAGGCATCATCGGCGGAAATTTCACAGATCAGGCTTCGGTTCCACAAGCAATAGAGGATTATTATTCAATATATAAGCAGGGGCATTTCGAAGAATTCCAGAATAATGAGCACATCCTTGGATTACTTCAAGCCTTGAAGGCTCAGGGAATGAAGCTTGGAGTCATTACCGGTAAAAGCAGACGGGCCTATCAGATATCGGCCGGAGCGCTGGATCTGGAGCGTTTCTTCGATCTCTCGATTACCGGCGATGATGTGGCGAAGCCAAAACCTGATCCCGAAGGTATACATTCGGCATTGCGAACACTGGGCATTGAACCATCCCAGGCCATATTCGTAGGGGACAGCAATGCGGATATTCTCGCAGGCAAGGCTGCCGGAATGCAGACCTACGCTGTCCGCTGGCTACCCACCTTCCAGAGTCAGGCCTATGATCTTGCGCCGGACGGCATTCTGGAGAATGTCGCGGAGTTCCAGCGGCTTCTCCAATTGAATAACATTATACCAATGACCTACCATTCCAAGCAGCAGGCAGCGGACATTAAGGCGTTGGAGCAGCAGTGCAGCCAAGCCGATTCTATCCAATTAAGCTCAGACCTAGAGCATCTCGTCAAGGAAGACGGCGACCATGCCCTGCTCTGCTACCGCGAAGATCAGCTGATCGGCCTGCTTAGCTGGTTCGCTGCCGGGGGCAATGAGGCGCAGATCAATGCCATGGTTCATCCGGGTTATCGTCGTGAGGGCGTATTCCGCAGTCTTGTAGCGCGGGCAGGGCAGGATATCGCGCCACTGGGCATTCACAAGCTCAGCTACAAGATTCCCGGAGGCTCAGAGACGGGGCACAGGACAGCCTCGGCCCTTGGCGCCCGCTTCAGCCGGTCTGAGTACGCCATGTCCTACGATTCCCTGACAACGCTGAAGCCGGTTCCGGAAGATCTGCATCTGCTCCCGGCTACACTGGCGGATTGGGAATTCATTATATCCTGCTCCTCCCAGGCCTTCGGAGAATCGGAAAAAGAGACGCGCGAGTACTTCACTGAGACGGATGAGCCGGAGCGGGTAACGTATATCGCTTGGACAGGGAGTGAAAGAATCGGCCTGATCCGGGTCAACTATATCAATGAGGATACGGCTTTTATTCATAATTTCTGTATATTGCCCTCCTGTCAGGGTAAGGGGGTTGGCGAGAAGGTGCTAAGGCAGACCCTCGGCCTACTCTTGCAGAAGCCTTATCCGGTTATCCGCCTCAGTGTAGTCACTGAGAACGTCCGGGCCTTAAATCTCTATATCCGTGCCGGATTTAAGATTAACTCAGAGTACAGATATTACAGCGGCAGCCTGAACCTTGAACCGTAA
- a CDS encoding small, acid-soluble spore protein, alpha/beta type encodes MARRSRQYAVPGSAQGMQTFKAEVMRQEGYHVDPNHPDDVKYEVAKELGIPLQAGNNGNLTTESAGQIGGRIGGSMVREMVRLAQEQLAGKQKS; translated from the coding sequence ATGGCGAGAAGAAGCAGACAATATGCTGTACCAGGGTCCGCCCAGGGAATGCAGACGTTCAAAGCGGAGGTTATGAGGCAGGAAGGATATCACGTAGATCCCAATCACCCAGACGATGTGAAATACGAGGTAGCCAAAGAGCTGGGCATCCCATTGCAGGCCGGAAATAACGGCAATCTGACCACCGAGTCGGCCGGACAGATTGGCGGCCGCATCGGTGGTTCCATGGTTCGTGAGATGGTGCGTCTGGCACAGGAGCAGCTGGCGGGTAAGCAGAAGTCTTAG
- the hprK gene encoding HPr(Ser) kinase/phosphatase — translation MKSISVQSLVEKFQLEVLAGAGGMDRNITRSRTHRPGLEFVGYFDFFPMERVQVLGRKEINYLLTLSVEERMLHIGNIVKYHPPCFIVTSGQQEIPYLTLFCDQEGIPLLRTPEVTIEFIAKLDSFLVKTLAPELSIHGVCVNVSGIGILLRGKSGIGKSETAHTLIRRGHRFVADDIVVLKKLGPATLLGTHNETTREFLALRSIGLINVVRQYGRRAFQDETRIVLDIELAPWQENSLNNELELVPQFTEYLGVQIPHIEVQLQPGRDVAGLIEAAANNWYLKQLGYSAVEEFMQRIEDGMQS, via the coding sequence ATGAAGTCTATTAGCGTGCAGAGTCTTGTAGAGAAATTCCAGCTGGAGGTGCTCGCCGGAGCGGGCGGGATGGACCGGAACATCACTCGTTCAAGGACGCACAGACCAGGTCTGGAGTTTGTTGGTTATTTTGATTTTTTTCCGATGGAGCGGGTGCAGGTCCTTGGACGTAAAGAGATCAACTACCTGTTAACGCTGAGTGTAGAGGAGCGGATGCTGCATATCGGCAACATCGTCAAATACCATCCGCCGTGCTTCATCGTGACCAGCGGCCAGCAGGAGATTCCTTATCTGACGCTGTTCTGTGACCAGGAGGGCATTCCGCTGCTGCGGACGCCGGAGGTGACCATCGAGTTCATCGCTAAGCTGGACAGCTTCCTGGTGAAGACGCTGGCGCCGGAACTGTCGATCCACGGGGTATGCGTTAACGTATCGGGGATCGGCATCCTGCTGCGGGGCAAGTCGGGGATTGGCAAGAGCGAGACGGCGCATACGTTGATCCGCAGGGGCCACCGCTTCGTGGCTGATGATATTGTGGTGCTGAAGAAGCTGGGTCCGGCGACCCTCCTCGGGACCCATAATGAGACCACGCGTGAATTCCTGGCGCTGCGCAGCATCGGCCTGATCAACGTTGTGCGGCAGTACGGGCGGCGGGCCTTCCAGGATGAGACGCGGATCGTGCTCGATATTGAGCTTGCCCCCTGGCAGGAGAATTCGCTCAACAATGAGCTGGAGCTGGTGCCCCAGTTCACCGAATATCTCGGGGTGCAGATCCCGCATATCGAAGTCCAGCTTCAGCCGGGCCGCGATGTAGCCGGTCTGATTGAAGCGGCTGCGAACAACTGGTATCTCAAGCAACTGGGCTACAGCGCGGTGGAAGAATTCATGCAGCGGATTGAGGACGGGATGCAGTCTTAA
- a CDS encoding diguanylate cyclase yields the protein MALASWIDLIMCFLLFLLLIYIVATVTITKLHKVYLAFHFSMLIWPYCQFAIRTVDDPLYQLFYVKLAFVDASLLGLGWIFFTILLAGQSQLLTKKVMAALLIPAVLTSLGVVLNPYGWFVRPVNGGYVERIYGPIFWISMTFLVINALVSMYVVYVALTSNQAARIKNQVMYMLKGITALFVFLMIDVLLNVILDDYLPVIPGFTSLGIVVSATFFVITIHQDKVFDIVTIAHQDIINTMEYGILVLDDQEQVVEINHALHPYIPLVTGATFNMSSYLPDGPPMEIEPFLQKYREYPLESAEVEILHPLIQMVVSIHAAPIMVSGSRVGRIVTFQNVTEIRRLIDETNQQNLILKERNDSLVKVQAELFQSNGKLRKLAITDSLTGCYNRHFLMQQLEQDVLRVSDTRTPSTIILIDIDFFKKINDQHGHLAGDVVLCSTVELLQRSLRPSDILARYGGEEFIIYLPDTNGAEARLLAEQLKSEVEHNTIRIDYIDEPVSITISLGLLSIAEFKIPPAMDATTYLNELFKSADKALYAAKHQGRNQIVAAEV from the coding sequence TTGGCCTTAGCCTCTTGGATTGACCTGATTATGTGCTTCCTTCTGTTCCTGCTGCTCATCTATATCGTGGCTACGGTCACCATTACCAAGCTGCACAAGGTCTATTTAGCGTTCCATTTCTCCATGCTGATCTGGCCCTACTGCCAGTTTGCCATAAGGACCGTCGATGATCCTCTCTATCAGCTCTTTTATGTGAAGCTTGCGTTCGTGGATGCTTCTCTGCTGGGTCTGGGTTGGATCTTCTTCACGATTCTGCTCGCAGGACAATCCCAACTCCTTACTAAAAAAGTAATGGCCGCGCTGCTGATCCCTGCAGTCCTGACCTCCCTTGGAGTGGTGCTCAATCCTTATGGATGGTTCGTTCGTCCGGTGAACGGCGGATATGTGGAGCGGATCTACGGACCTATTTTCTGGATCAGCATGACCTTTCTAGTGATTAATGCCCTCGTGTCCATGTATGTCGTATACGTGGCTCTGACCTCTAATCAGGCCGCGAGGATCAAGAATCAGGTTATGTATATGCTCAAAGGCATTACGGCGTTATTCGTCTTCCTGATGATCGATGTCCTTCTCAATGTCATTCTGGACGACTATCTGCCGGTAATTCCGGGCTTCACTTCACTGGGTATAGTGGTGTCAGCCACGTTCTTTGTGATTACGATCCACCAGGACAAAGTATTCGATATCGTAACTATCGCCCATCAGGATATTATCAATACCATGGAATACGGAATTCTTGTCCTGGATGATCAGGAGCAAGTCGTAGAGATCAATCATGCCCTGCACCCCTATATCCCGCTTGTGACCGGTGCGACGTTCAACATGAGCAGCTATCTGCCGGATGGCCCGCCTATGGAGATTGAACCCTTCCTGCAGAAATACCGCGAGTATCCGCTGGAGTCGGCTGAGGTTGAAATTCTGCATCCTCTGATCCAAATGGTTGTCAGTATTCATGCAGCACCGATTATGGTGAGCGGCAGCAGGGTCGGACGAATTGTTACCTTCCAGAATGTTACTGAGATCCGGCGGCTCATCGATGAGACGAACCAGCAAAATCTCATCCTGAAGGAACGCAACGACTCGCTGGTGAAGGTGCAGGCGGAGCTGTTCCAGTCGAACGGTAAGCTCAGGAAGCTTGCGATCACCGACAGCCTGACCGGCTGCTACAACCGGCATTTTCTGATGCAGCAATTGGAGCAGGATGTGCTACGGGTTAGCGATACCCGGACACCTTCGACTATTATACTGATCGACATCGATTTTTTCAAAAAAATCAACGACCAGCACGGCCATCTCGCCGGAGATGTGGTCCTGTGCAGCACGGTAGAGCTGCTGCAGCGCAGCCTGCGGCCTTCCGATATCCTGGCCCGCTACGGCGGAGAGGAATTCATCATCTATTTGCCGGATACGAATGGAGCCGAGGCGCGGCTGCTGGCCGAACAGCTCAAATCCGAGGTTGAACACAACACCATCCGCATCGATTATATCGATGAGCCTGTGTCCATCACCATCAGCCTGGGGCTGCTCAGCATCGCTGAATTCAAGATCCCGCCTGCCATGGATGCGACCACCTACCTGAACGAACTGTTCAAGTCTGCCGATAAAGCCCTGTACGCCGCGAAGCATCAGGGCCGGAATCAGATTGTTGCGGCGGAGGTATAA